AAGGAAGATGGATATCGATAAAGATGGGAAAGTTTCTCTCGATGATTACAGGTAATTAATAGAAAGAGAGGttcaaatgtaaaataaaataaaatatactggTATACGTAAATATGACATAATTTTAACCTGATTTTAGAATAATGTGTGCTTTCACAAGAGTTGTGGTAAATACTTATAAAATCAATatcaatttaaatgtatattttattttactactgCAGTTGACGTATAGTTCAGGACAATCTTTGTGTTGAGTTACCTTAGTTCATATACCCACTCCATGAGTAACAGGATTTTcaaagtgggtcgcgattccgatccggtggtagattcagcgaagcactgctcttgctagggcttgtgttttttttattttatagggcTGGTGTTGTAAATTCACCTGAGCCTCGCGAGTTCGCCTAGACGTTCGATGAACCTAGTTTAACTCCTTATGGTTACTAGCATAGGTTGgcaaaaaaaagtgtttaacAGATATGGCATCCTTTAAACCGGAAGGCTTAGTTACATCGCTACAAAATAGGCAAGATAGACTTCCTCGTGTGTGCTAGGTATACGGCTACTAAATAACCTCACATAGCGTATAGTGCAAAAAACACAAttgttaaattaacatttttaaagttATCGTTAGGAAGGAGATCACAGTTTTTACAAGTCTTCGGTTTTTGTAAAGTTAATCTCATGCCTAGTTATAATGTTTCAGAGATGCAGTACAACAAGAGCCGCTACTGTTAGAAGCGTTTGGGCAATGTCTACCTTCAAAAAGGCACATAGCGGTTTTCCTTAAGAATTTGGTTTCGAAAACGTAGAATTTTGAGACATATGTTTGTAGTAATAAGTGctaatttttatagttttttttttgaactgtTTTATTGTTTACCAGACTATATATAGTCTACTGTAATAAGAAAGTTATATTCTTTGTGGACTTTGGGCGGGAACGCatggagtgaagttgtgtgatttgttttattttgtctatttagtgtctcttcaggtttaaatgtgtaataatggtggcttattaactgttgtaatatctgtaaaagtgcacaaatgtggaaaaatgaaacaaagccgctggacgtaacttctcgggatcctccacaaaaagtccactgaaaaaatctcagtaaatgaccgtcattttactgagattatatttcatcccatatcatctcatctcatttcatttaagttcactccatttttttttattgcttagatgggtggacgagctcacagcccacctggtgttaagtggttactggagcccatagacatccacaacgtaaatgcgccacccaccttgagatacaagttctaaggtctcaagtatagttacaacggttgccccacccttcaaacccaaaagcattattgcttcacggcagaaataggcagggtggtggtacccacacgcgcggactcacaagaggtcctaccaccagtaaaaaatttattataatttttcataaaaataagaatataaattaaaataagacacgacttaaaggtcttagttaccagatcataaaatcccttaaaaatatattctctGTTACATACATTACCATTACATTCATTTGTCATTACAAACTTTCATTTGAAATAAGGATATAGGTAGTTATTTTAGTGCTACGTATTCAAGTTACATTCAAGATGGCTTCACAAATAGGCATAGAACTACAAGCACCACAGCCACTCGATGACCTGCAGAGTTATACGTCTGACGAATTATTATTCCGCGTAGTCAACTACCTACTACCCCTTTTACAGAACTGTTGTATGCAGTCCCTAAATATTTGGAATAAAAAATCCCCATGAAATATCGCGCTGCAAAGCATGGCGATCCGTATTATTCCTACTTACCTACcgtttaataattttagaagTTTTGGCGGGAATTCGAATGAAGCAAACTTAATTTGCAGTTTGTCGTTATCGAAGGTCAAAGGCTTTTTCAAAGTCTAATTAAGCAGCGTCTGCTTACTAGTATCTCTTAATTTTCCCGTTGTTGATGCTGtatttgctttttattttgACAATTTCTAGGTTagaaattatttacaattttaaatgtactACATTTTTCTTGATTTTATTGCATCGCTATTTACATAGGTGTGTTGTTTATCTTAATTAGAGATCATTTGTAACATTTATATCTTGCCTCTTATACTTACATGTTTCTTTTCGATCTTGTTTACACCAAAGATACAGGAATCAACTACATAataattcaaaaacattttatacgaaagcattttatttaaatgtctcATAATATCTTaaacaaaacagaaaataaaattctctaagcatctttttttttttaaatctaagctTTAAATCAGTTTGGATCTAAGCCAGTTCCCAGAAAATCAGTCATCATCCGTGCAGCGCTGATCGGCAACAGGTTGTATATCTGGAAACGAAGTTCAATATATTATGTGGGCCGCGAGGTAAGTAACACCGGCATCTTCATATCTGCTCCTAGGGTAGGTCAAGCGCTATTAATGCGATCTAAAATGGGACTGATGATAACGCAAGTCGAATGTCCTGTCAGTCTTTTCAAAACGCTTACACTCCAATTAAGTTATTATGGGCTCCTTTTTACAATGATGATACCGACAATTCCTCAGCTATCCATAGTCTAAAAACTATTCATATCCTGTACTATCAAAATTTGAAAGAAATGTGGCGCTATGATGTACTCTGTTTTCATAATGGTTTGAACAAAATCTTTGTTTGACATGGACATAGACAATACCCGTTAATTGTTATAACTAATTATAGGTATATTACACAATATCTAGTGATAAAAATACGtttccccatagacacagcccactgagtttctcgtcggatcttctcagtgggtcgcgttttcgatgcggtggtagattctgcgaagcactgctcttgttagggatagtgttagtaacacttccagtttgagccccgtgagctcacctacacgttagggtgaagctgaaataacctctcaaggctatcagcataggtaaggaaaaaattttatttccaaTAGATAACCTCCTTTTAAAGCTAGTGTGTTTACAAACTTTCCGAAAGTCAAAGATGCGCTGTGATCATATTCACTTCAGAATAAAATTACCTTATTAGTATAGTACAGGTCGCTGGGCACAGTAATCTCGTGGTAGTTGCGTCTGACGGCGTCCACGATCTGATCGGCCGCCTCTCCAGGCTCTACCACCTTCATCAGCGAAGGGAATCTGATACGAGGATTGTGACACAGACCCGTGTTCACTATGTACGGGCACACTGTTGTTAGTTTGATCTAAGCACAAATTGTAATAGCATTAATTTATTAACAGCAGATGTGACAGTCTTTATGGAAAAGAGTAAAACTATTTACCCCGCTGGTGTTTCTTGGATCCTCGTGCAGCTCAGCCGCCAGGGCTTCCATTATGCCTCTTACAGCGTATTTACTACCGCAGTAAGGTACGATGTTCCTCAAGCCCATTTTACCTGCCATTGAAGACATGGCTACAATGTGACCGTGGTTATTTTCCAACATAGAGGGTAGGAAGGCTTGGATCATCTGAAAAAGTGCTTTAGTTTTTAGATGCTTTAAGACCCTAAGCTGGCTAAGGCCACAGTGCCACAGTTAAATGGAGCTAATAAAGAACGTTCTTCCATTTTCGTTGGTCGTAAACGTAATTATTACAACTTTTAGGTTTGAATCTTGCGTTTATTATGCTCATTATCACACACCTTTAACGTGTGGCTAAGAAGTATAAAAGTAGCTTTATTTATGTGCACAGtcatttcaagtttttttaagagattttttaGGAAATCAGatattagttaattaatattttgtaaatctcaaatttaaatgttataaattaAATCTTGTAATGGTGGAAGGGATGATGctgttttattttaagctaGTGCTTGGAAATATTTTGTTCCAGTTCGCAGTGAATTAAGGCTTTGATCTCATGTTTGGCCTTCTAACTTCAGAAGATGCCAGTTTATTCTAGTACCAATTATGGTCTTACCCACAAATTCCCGTGAACGTTTATGTCCATCATGCTCCTGATATCTAGTTCGGAGTGCTTTAGTATTGGCTTGCAAGGCATTATGCCAGCATTGTTCACCAAGATTGTTACCTCTCCGACTTCGTTTTTAACCTTTTCTGCCAGCAGGAACACTGCGGGGCGATTCGTGACGTCACACCTGGAGTGGTAATgtaaattgataaattaaacACTCCTGAGATTCATATTAAGCCCACAATGGTTTGTGTCAGCTTGTAACCGTCTACCTATTTCTGGAGCGATGGAATGATGCACTTCAGTTTCGTAGGTATGGGTTACTAGACAGTAAATAAATTTTGGCTTCAGTGTGTTATTTATACagtaatttacataaaatagcTATCCTATAGACTTATCTTTATCTCCTGTTAAAATGGGAACTATACTAATCTATCTAcacattatatataaaaattaattgctgttcgtttgtttcgctaaaactcgagaacggctggaccgatttggctaattttggtcttgaattatttgtggaagttcagggaaggtttaaaaggtagataaatataaaaatgctcggaattaaataaaaataacaa
The Bombyx mori chromosome 5, ASM3026992v2 DNA segment above includes these coding regions:
- the LOC101739814 gene encoding epidermal retinol dehydrogenase 2, which translates into the protein MAEEPQAIQVIRLILETIWTLLKVNCELIRVFITWILAPEPKDISEDIVLITGAGHGMGREMAVRFARLGAKVVCVDINPKGNEETVNLIRENKGKAFKYECDVTNRPAVFLLAEKVKNEVGEVTILVNNAGIMPCKPILKHSELDIRSMMDINVHGNLWMIQAFLPSMLENNHGHIVAMSSMAGKMGLRNIVPYCGSKYAVRGIMEALAAELHEDPRNTSGIKLTTVCPYIVNTGLCHNPRIRFPSLMKVVEPGEAADQIVDAVRRNYHEITVPSDLYYTNKIYNLLPISAARMMTDFLGTGLDPN